A stretch of the Capsicum annuum cultivar UCD-10X-F1 chromosome 8, UCD10Xv1.1, whole genome shotgun sequence genome encodes the following:
- the LOC107860585 gene encoding transcription factor DUO1 isoform X1: MSEIKKGPWKAEEDEVLIKHVKKYGPRDWSSIRSKGLLQRTGKSCRLRWVNKLRPNLKNGVKFSAEEERTVIELQAQFGNKWARIATYMSGRTDNDVKNFWSSRQKRLAKILRNSAPQPNKPQKCIHREAPPATQKVPSVEAPKLNSSAEERPLSMSQDCSSSYMNNFETTSMVPLRELVNSTSLPFEQELLPLEFTPNEKRTSIWPQFPLSFPQIPLQTTFDHPLGHQELPMKLEDTNFLDYFDMGNVQVPLAPSCSGQERTSEIAMKREIMDYPLTPDSFIHDFPMDMFDYIDPLPSPSEW; the protein is encoded by the exons ATGAGTGAGATAAAGAAAGGGCCATGGAAAGCAGAGGAAGATGAAGTATTGATTAAGCATGTGAAGAAGTATGGGCCAAGAGACTGGAGCTCCATTCGATCCAAAGGCCTTTTACAACGTACTGGCAAGTCTTGTCGTCTTCGTTGGGTCAATAAACTCCGTCCCAACTTGAAAAA tggagTGAAGTTTTCAGCAGAGGAGGAAAGGACTGTGATTGAACTTCAGGCACAATTTGGGAACAAATGGGCTAGAATTGCTACATATATGTCTGGAAGAACTGACAATGATGTcaagaatttttggagtagccGGCAGAAGAGATTGGCTAAGATTCTGCGGAACTCAGCGCCACAGCCTAATAAACCACAAAAGTGTATCCACAGGGAAGCCCCTCCTGCAACTCAAAAAGTTCCCTCAGTAGAG GCACCAAAATTGAACTCATCAGCAGAGGAAAGGCCTTTGTCCATGTCCCAGGATTGCTCATCATCCTATATGAATAACTTCGAGACAACCAGCATGGTCCCATTGCGTGAGTTAGTGAATTCAACTTCACTTCCTTTCGAGCAAGAACTGCTTCCACTTGAGTTCACTCCCAATGAGAAGAGAACCAGCATCTGGCCACAGTTTCCGCTCTCTTTCCCTCAGATTCCGCTCCAAACTACCTTTGATCATCCACTAGGACATCAAGAATTACCCATGAAGCTCGAGGATACCAACTTCCTAGATTATTTTGACATGGGAAATGTGCAAGTCCCTCTCGCACCATCGTGTTCAGGACAAGAGAGAACCTCTGAGATTGCTATGAAGAGAGAAATAATGGACTACCCCCTTACCCCAGATAGCTTCATCCATGACTTCCCCATGGACATGTTCGATTATATTGATCCACTGCCAAGCCCATCCGAATGGTGA
- the LOC107860585 gene encoding transcription factor DUO1 isoform X2 → MKLDEKWSEVFIKSALFGVKFSAEEERTVIELQAQFGNKWARIATYMSGRTDNDVKNFWSSRQKRLAKILRNSAPQPNKPQKCIHREAPPATQKVPSVEAPKLNSSAEERPLSMSQDCSSSYMNNFETTSMVPLRELVNSTSLPFEQELLPLEFTPNEKRTSIWPQFPLSFPQIPLQTTFDHPLGHQELPMKLEDTNFLDYFDMGNVQVPLAPSCSGQERTSEIAMKREIMDYPLTPDSFIHDFPMDMFDYIDPLPSPSEW, encoded by the exons ATGAAGTTGGATGAAAAATGGAGTGAAGTTTTCATCAAATCAGCACTTTT tggagTGAAGTTTTCAGCAGAGGAGGAAAGGACTGTGATTGAACTTCAGGCACAATTTGGGAACAAATGGGCTAGAATTGCTACATATATGTCTGGAAGAACTGACAATGATGTcaagaatttttggagtagccGGCAGAAGAGATTGGCTAAGATTCTGCGGAACTCAGCGCCACAGCCTAATAAACCACAAAAGTGTATCCACAGGGAAGCCCCTCCTGCAACTCAAAAAGTTCCCTCAGTAGAG GCACCAAAATTGAACTCATCAGCAGAGGAAAGGCCTTTGTCCATGTCCCAGGATTGCTCATCATCCTATATGAATAACTTCGAGACAACCAGCATGGTCCCATTGCGTGAGTTAGTGAATTCAACTTCACTTCCTTTCGAGCAAGAACTGCTTCCACTTGAGTTCACTCCCAATGAGAAGAGAACCAGCATCTGGCCACAGTTTCCGCTCTCTTTCCCTCAGATTCCGCTCCAAACTACCTTTGATCATCCACTAGGACATCAAGAATTACCCATGAAGCTCGAGGATACCAACTTCCTAGATTATTTTGACATGGGAAATGTGCAAGTCCCTCTCGCACCATCGTGTTCAGGACAAGAGAGAACCTCTGAGATTGCTATGAAGAGAGAAATAATGGACTACCCCCTTACCCCAGATAGCTTCATCCATGACTTCCCCATGGACATGTTCGATTATATTGATCCACTGCCAAGCCCATCCGAATGGTGA
- the LOC124886379 gene encoding uncharacterized protein LOC124886379, protein MVITMNLETKPSKKVMSFWMVLESYNFNNVFNKISTFDEKTFKNLYDEAETALSFLESNSPFVFQDLCPITSQFLNPILDEFFSNMEKVNHEVSLTYDAFCCGSFDNISAKVNLALNSKLNSLAKEWDPSAKATEIHRSLFMTFTRGNYSGRKVRNYFQRYLYRRFGADTVQDVHIFNKGGAGARLGLIVFKNSLICAWLMQGEAKYSIGSGYVWLKKYEGQR, encoded by the exons ATGGTGATCACCATGAATTTAGAAACTAAACCATCcaaaaaagtcatgtctttttggATGGTCTTAGAGTCCTATAATTTTAACAATGTTTTCAATAAGATTTCTACTTTTGAtgaaaaaactttcaaaaatctttATGATGAAGCTGAAACAGCTTTAAGTTTTCTTGAATCAAACTCTCCATTTGTTTTTCAAGATCTTTGTCCAATAACTTCTCAATTTTTGAACCCAATCCTTGATGAATTTTTTTCGAACATGGAGAAAGTGAACCATGAGGTTTCACTTACCTATGATGCATTTTGTTGTGGCAGTTTTGATAATATATCTGCCAAGGTGAATTTGgcattgaattctaaactgaattcTTTGGCTAAAGAATGGGATCCATCTGCAAAGGCTACTGAAATACATCGTTCTTTGTTCATGACGTTCACTCGTGGTAATTACTCCGGAAGAAAAGTGCGTAATTACTTCCAACG CTATTTGTATAGGAGGTTCGGGGCAGACACTGTGCAGGATGTTCATATATTCAACAAAGGGGGAGCTGGTGCAAGACTTGGACTAATTGTGTTCAAGAATAGCTTGATTTGTGCTTGGCTTATGCAAGGAGAAGCAAAATATTCTATTGGATCAGGATATGTTTGGCTGAAGAAGTATGAAGGTCAGAGGTAA
- the LOC124886570 gene encoding DNA-directed RNA polymerases II, IV and V subunit 3-like, with protein sequence MDSVFYQRFSRIKIREVKTDFMKFELRDTDSSIANALHRKMIVEVPTIAIDLVEIEVNSFVLNDEFISHRLGLIPLTSEGAMSMRFSRDCDACDGDGQCEYCSIEFYLRVKCLSGQPLRFEVDN encoded by the coding sequence atggataGTGTCTTTTACCAACGTTTTTCCCGTATCAAAATCCGCGAAGTCAAAACTGACTTCATGAAATTCGAGCTCCGAGACACAGATTCCAGCATAGCTAACGCACTTCATCGTAAAATGATAGTCGAAGTCCCGACCATAGCAATTGACCTCGTAGAAATCGAAGTGAATTCTTTTGTCTTAAATGACGAGTTTATTTCACATCGTTTAGGTTTAATACCATTAACGAGTGAAGGCGCTATGAGTATGAGGTTTTCGCGTGATTGTGATGCTTGTGATGGTGATGGACAATGTGAGTATTGTTCAATTGAGTTTTATTTGAGGGTTAAGTGTTTGAGTGGCCAGCCACTTAGATTTGAGGTCGATAATTAG
- the LOC124886571 gene encoding uncharacterized protein LOC124886571 translates to MVNSTTTSATIDYSDPSYISSSDVPGISLVGVPFSGTGFGGWRRNMIVSLTARNKIGFIDGSYARPAEGTSRARLWDRCNNMVISWLTSSLSHDIAESLQYSETVESIWIQLNKRYGMVSGTKLFELKKELALTNQGSLDIASYFNKLKRLWDELHFISTNHINTCTCAAKAGLQQEEEKNKVYQFLMGLNEAYVRVRSNLLMVQPFPFLDYAYNMLLQDERPFRSPNPNYKEKRVAASADVHNSIPDNGHSSDQVSHILDDLSLAGLSKE, encoded by the exons ATGGTAAATTCCACAACAACTTCTGCGACTATTGATTACTCCGATCCCTCATATATTTCTTCATCTGATGTTCCTGGAATCTCATTAGTTGGTGTACCTTTTTCGGGAACTGGCTTTGGGGGTTGGAGGAGGAATATGATTGTTTCCTTGACTGCTAGAAACAAAATAGGGTTTATAGACGGTTCATATGCTCGACCTGCTGAAGGCACGTCTCGTGctagactttgggataggtgTAATAACATGGTCATATCTTGGTTGACCAGTTCTTTATCCCATGACATAGCTGAAAGTTTACAATATTCCGAAACGGTTGAGAGTATTTGGAttcagttgaataagaggtatggtaTGGTTAGTGGAACTAAGTTGTTTGAACTTAAGAAGGAATTAGCCTTGACTAATCAGGGATCTTTGGATATTGCGTCCTATTTTAACAAACTTAAACGTTTATGGGATGAACTTCATTTTATTTCCACAAACCATATTAATACCTGTACTTGTGCTGCTAAGGCTGGTCTTCAACAGGAGGAggagaaaaataaagtttatcAATTCCTTATGGGTTTAAATGAAGCCTATGTTAGAGTTAGAAGTAACCTTCTCATGGTACAACCTTTCCCATTCCTtgactatgcctacaatatgctACTTCAGGATGAAAG GCCTTTTAGGTCTCCCAATccaaattataaagaaaaaagagtggCTGCATCTGCTGATGTTCATAATTCCATTCCTGATAATGGTCATTCTTCAGACCAAGTTTCtcatattttggatgatttatcCCTTGCTGGCTTATCCAAGGAGTAG